The Pigmentiphaga aceris DNA segment AGACTTCGGCATGAAGCATGAGCATGTGCTGCGCAAGGCCGCGCTGCCCGAAGACCTGTTCTCTCACTCGGAGCGCGGTCTTGATACGGAGGAGTATTTCCGCTTCTGGCGTGCATTGGAGCAGGAAGCGGGAGATCCCATGTTTCCGCTACACCTGGTCGACAAGGTGTCGGCCGAGGTATTCGTCCGCCCCTGTTCGCCGCCTTGTGCAGCGCCAACCTGATGCAGGCAGTGCAACGCCTTGCCAAATACAAGCAACTCGTAGCGCCCATGAGTCTGGAGGTGGACGTGAACGGGGAAGGATCACTTACCGTGTCGCCGCGCTGGCTGTCGGTGCAGACCGAGGTGCCGTACTCGCTGCAGGTGGCCGAAGTGGCGTTCTTTTTGCG contains these protein-coding regions:
- a CDS encoding AraC family transcriptional regulator ligand-binding domain-containing protein, whose translation is MARKLTFALNIGWRTLLTDFGMKHEHVLRKAALPEDLFSHSERGLDTEEYFRFWRALEQEAGDPMFPLHLVDKVSAEVFVRPCSPPCAAPT